A single window of Paroedura picta isolate Pp20150507F chromosome 8, Ppicta_v3.0, whole genome shotgun sequence DNA harbors:
- the LOC143843957 gene encoding ubiquitin-conjugating enzyme E2 A → MSTPARRRLMRDFKRLQEDPPAGVSGAPSENNIMVWNAVIFGPEGTPFEDGTFKLTIEFTEEYPNKPPTVRFVSKMFHPNVYADGSICLDILQNRWSPTYDVSSILTSIQSLLDEPNPNSPANSQAAQLYQENKREYEKRVSAIVEQSWRDC, encoded by the coding sequence ATGTCCACGCCGGCCCGGAGGCGCCTCATGCGGGACTTCAAAAGGCTGCAGGAAGATCCCCCGGCTGGAGTAAGCGGAGCCCCTTCAGAGAACAACATTATGGTTTGGAACGCGGTCATCTTTGGGCCTGAGGGAACCCCTTTTGAAGATGGAACTTTCAAGCTTACAATAGAGTTTACAGAAGAATATCCAAACAAGCCACCTACTGTTAGATTTGTGTCTAAAATGTTTCATCCAAATGTGTATGCAGATGGTAGTATATGTCTGGATATTCTTCAGAATCGTTGGAGTCCTACCTATGATGTGTCATCCATTTTAACATCCATACAGTCTTTACTGGATGAGCCTAATCCAAACAGTCCAGCAAACAGCCAGGCAGCTCAACTATACCAAGAGAATAAGCGGGAATATGAAAAACGGGTCTCTGCAATAGTAGAACAGAGTTGGCGTGATTGTTGA